In one Magallana gigas chromosome 9, xbMagGiga1.1, whole genome shotgun sequence genomic region, the following are encoded:
- the LOC105334815 gene encoding baculoviral IAP repeat-containing protein 2 isoform X5 — protein sequence MAGHQKSSLVKRSLSWPVQDSSTPKNGVTIYTTEGRTALYLKTILPKLQEMDNKLGHLLLEVQEMKSKHPVKKRLAVSRRKKIVRSKKSLNGGLTCDERESHMRCQQQKTQTMGKEGIRYFEEEHKHFLENMFASLLTDYRTREMKRRKSTTVNEVNSVDTKSEMLLDSFMYRDYFNGCPDGRKNVALHPLIATSRNLDDFVAKELSSGTQQSTNHPSEEASRLSSNKSLLLSEGPHSMNLELVRLETFKNFPPSRSVSAIKLAKEGFYYIGQGEDDLVICFACKSQKRGWRDGDIPREIHQQMSPQCPLLNEHSVNVPVGGSLNSLNGNHQQHSNTEQVSETSDIERNNQHSNSEQVNEPSQRTIPQNLSDPQTTEIGRRSEATEAESTVEQSPGNVSGSPTLDRDHLVPASNRNTERSETLSLQNNQSTESHSNPNHKKSRAIQEQINAFLRNLDPLEINYDRAKYHEYAVMATRVSSFQDWPTSLTQTPQVLALAGFFYAGHGDSTRCFFCGGGLRNWEPGDEPWTEHARWFPKCAFVRQYRGDEFVALVQIRHQELETLDAMGEGATAASSVEQGSSVEQNGGLTSGLRQSDITAFPSFQSVLEMGYSESEIREAFNQLKGTKYPEDITGMDLMEVILSKEDRNNGLDIPSPIYSPRPTNGNQSRNPYVDHNTPDVSQGGQLEAAIGPSPHETSESWAQEKTPKNQDKDAATSSTEGKFNSMNDALAPAMSLEGISLR from the exons ATGGCAGGACATCAGAAAAGTTCCCTTGTAAAGAGAAGCTTAAGTTGGCCAGTTCAAGACTCAAGCACACCCAAAAATGGAGTGACTATTTATACTACAGAAGGGCGTACCGCTTTATATTTGAAGACCATTCTTCCAAAGCTGCAAGAGATGGACAATAAACTAGGACACTTATTATTAGAAGTTCAAGAAATGAAATCTAAACATCCTGTCAAGAAAAGATTAGCAGTGTCtagaaggaaaaaaattgtaaggaGTAAGAAATCTTTGAACGGAGGATTAACATGTGATGAAAGGGAATCACACATGCGATGTCAGCAGCAGAAAACACAAACCATGGGAAAAGAAGGCATCAGATATTTTGAAGAAGAGCATAAACATTTCTTAGAAAACATGTTTGCAAGCTTATTGACAGACTATAGAACAAGAGAAATGAAGAGGAGAAAGTCAACCACAGTAAACGAAGTTAACTCAGTCGACACAAAAAGTGAAATGTTACTGGACAGTTTTATGTACAGGGATTATTTTAATGGTTGTCCAGATGGGAGAAAAAATGTAGCATTGCATCCACTCATAGCAACCTCCAGAAACCTTGACGATTTTGTAGCGAAAGAATTGTCCAGCGGTACTCAGCAATCAACCAATCATCCATCCGAGGAAGCTTCTAGGTTGAGCTCAAACAAATCATTATTATTGTCCGAAGGACCACACTCCATGAATCTGGAACTGGTTCGTCTGGAGACATTTAAAAATTTCCCTCCCTCAAGGTCTGTTTCGGCAATCAAGCTTGCTAAAGAAGGCTTCTATTATATAGGCCAGGGAGAGGATGATCTAGTCATTTGCTTCGCATGTAAATCACAGAAAAGGGGATGGAGAGATGGAGACATACCCAGAGAAATTCACCAGCAAATGTCTCCACAATGTCCCTTACTGAATGAGCATAGTGTAAATGTCCCAGTAGGAGGGAGTCTGAACAGTCTTAATGGAAACCACCAACAACATTCAAACACAGAACAAGTCAGTGAAACCTCGGATATTGAAAGAAACAATCAGCATTCAAACTCAGAGCAAGTTAATGAACCTTCACAAAGGACTATACCACAAAATCTATCTGATCCACAAACTACAGAAATTGGAAGACGATCAGAAGCAACTGAAGCAGAATCAACTGTTGAACAAAGCCCTGGAAATGTATCTGGGTCACCAACACTTGACCGTGACCACTTAGTCCCAGCATCCAATAGAAACACAGAGAGGAGTGAAACATTGTCCTTACagaataatcaaagtactgagagtcaCTCAAACCCAAATCACAAAAAGTCAAGAGCCATTCAAGAACAGATCAAtgcatttttaagaaatttagaTCCCCTAGAAATCAATTATGATCGTGCGAAATATCATGAATATGCTGTTATGGCAACAAGGGTCAGCTCATTTCAAGATTGGCCGACTAGCTTGACACAAACACCGCAAGTTTTAGCCCTGGCAGGATTTTTCTATGCAGGTCACGGGGATAGCACCCGCTGTTTCTTCTGCGGGGGAGGATTACGTAATTGGGAGCCCGGAGATGAACCTTGGACAGAACATGCCCGATGGTTTCCAAAATGCGCCTTTGTTAGACAATACAGAGGAGACGAGTTTGTTGCATTGGTACAAATTAGACACCAAGAGCtt gaaaCTTTAGACGCAATGGGTGAGGGAGCCACTGCTGCATCATCTGTCGAGCAGGGCAGTTCAGTTGAGCAGAATGGAGGATTAACTAGTGGATTAAGACAATCCGATATCACGGCATTTCCATCTTTTCAAAGTGTCCTTGAAATGGGTTACTCTGAAAGTGAAATTAGAGAAGCATTTAATCAGTTGAAAGGGACAAAAT ATCCAGAAGACATCACTGGGATGGATCTTATGGAGGTCATTTTGAGTAAGGAAGATAGAAATAATGGACTGGACATCCCCTCTCCAATTTACAGCCCTAGACCAACCAATGGAAATCAGTCCAGAAATCCTTATGTTGATCACAATACACCTGATGTATCTCAGGGAGGTCAATTAGAGGCAGCAATTGGGCCTTCCCCACATGAAACATCAGAATCTTGGGCCCaagaaaaaacaccaaaaaatcaGGACAAAG ATGCTGCTACATCTAGCACAGAAGGAAAATTTAACTCCATGAATGATGCACTGGCACCTGCAATGTCTCTGGAAG GGATCAGTTTGCGATGA
- the LOC105334815 gene encoding baculoviral IAP repeat-containing protein 2 isoform X7: MAGHQKSSLVKRSLSWPVQDSSTPKNGVTIYTTEGRTALYLKTILPKLQEMDNKLGHLLLEVQEMKSKHPVKKRLAVSRRKKIVRSKKSLNGGLTCDERESHMRCQQQKTQTMGKEGIRYFEEEHKHFLENMFASLLTDYRTREMKRRKSTTVNEVNSVDTKSEMLLDSFMYRDYFNGCPDGRKNVALHPLIATSRNLDDFVAKELSSGTQQSTNHPSEEASRLSSNKSLLLSEGPHSMNLELVRLETFKNFPPSRSVSAIKLAKEGFYYIGQGEDDLVICFACKSQKRGWRDGDIPREIHQQMSPQCPLLNEHSVNVPVGGSLNSLNGNHQQHSNTEQVSETSDIERNNQHSNSEQVNEPSQRTIPQNLSDPQTTEIGRRSEATEAESTVEQSPGNVSGSPTLDRDHLVPASNRNTERSETLSLQNNQSTESHSNPNHKKSRAIQEQINAFLRNLDPLEINYDRAKYHEYAVMATRVSSFQDWPTSLTQTPQVLALAGFFYAGHGDSTRCFFCGGGLRNWEPGDEPWTEHARWFPKCAFETLDAMGEGATAASSVEQGSSVEQNGGLTSGLRQSDITAFPSFQSVLEMGYSESEIREAFNQLKGTKYPEDITGMDLMEVILSKEDRNNGLDIPSPIYSPRPTNGNQSRNPYVDHNTPDVSQGGQLEAAIGPSPHETSESWAQEKTPKNQDKDAATSSTEGKFNSMNDALAPAMSLEGISLR; encoded by the exons ATGGCAGGACATCAGAAAAGTTCCCTTGTAAAGAGAAGCTTAAGTTGGCCAGTTCAAGACTCAAGCACACCCAAAAATGGAGTGACTATTTATACTACAGAAGGGCGTACCGCTTTATATTTGAAGACCATTCTTCCAAAGCTGCAAGAGATGGACAATAAACTAGGACACTTATTATTAGAAGTTCAAGAAATGAAATCTAAACATCCTGTCAAGAAAAGATTAGCAGTGTCtagaaggaaaaaaattgtaaggaGTAAGAAATCTTTGAACGGAGGATTAACATGTGATGAAAGGGAATCACACATGCGATGTCAGCAGCAGAAAACACAAACCATGGGAAAAGAAGGCATCAGATATTTTGAAGAAGAGCATAAACATTTCTTAGAAAACATGTTTGCAAGCTTATTGACAGACTATAGAACAAGAGAAATGAAGAGGAGAAAGTCAACCACAGTAAACGAAGTTAACTCAGTCGACACAAAAAGTGAAATGTTACTGGACAGTTTTATGTACAGGGATTATTTTAATGGTTGTCCAGATGGGAGAAAAAATGTAGCATTGCATCCACTCATAGCAACCTCCAGAAACCTTGACGATTTTGTAGCGAAAGAATTGTCCAGCGGTACTCAGCAATCAACCAATCATCCATCCGAGGAAGCTTCTAGGTTGAGCTCAAACAAATCATTATTATTGTCCGAAGGACCACACTCCATGAATCTGGAACTGGTTCGTCTGGAGACATTTAAAAATTTCCCTCCCTCAAGGTCTGTTTCGGCAATCAAGCTTGCTAAAGAAGGCTTCTATTATATAGGCCAGGGAGAGGATGATCTAGTCATTTGCTTCGCATGTAAATCACAGAAAAGGGGATGGAGAGATGGAGACATACCCAGAGAAATTCACCAGCAAATGTCTCCACAATGTCCCTTACTGAATGAGCATAGTGTAAATGTCCCAGTAGGAGGGAGTCTGAACAGTCTTAATGGAAACCACCAACAACATTCAAACACAGAACAAGTCAGTGAAACCTCGGATATTGAAAGAAACAATCAGCATTCAAACTCAGAGCAAGTTAATGAACCTTCACAAAGGACTATACCACAAAATCTATCTGATCCACAAACTACAGAAATTGGAAGACGATCAGAAGCAACTGAAGCAGAATCAACTGTTGAACAAAGCCCTGGAAATGTATCTGGGTCACCAACACTTGACCGTGACCACTTAGTCCCAGCATCCAATAGAAACACAGAGAGGAGTGAAACATTGTCCTTACagaataatcaaagtactgagagtcaCTCAAACCCAAATCACAAAAAGTCAAGAGCCATTCAAGAACAGATCAAtgcatttttaagaaatttagaTCCCCTAGAAATCAATTATGATCGTGCGAAATATCATGAATATGCTGTTATGGCAACAAGGGTCAGCTCATTTCAAGATTGGCCGACTAGCTTGACACAAACACCGCAAGTTTTAGCCCTGGCAGGATTTTTCTATGCAGGTCACGGGGATAGCACCCGCTGTTTCTTCTGCGGGGGAGGATTACGTAATTGGGAGCCCGGAGATGAACCTTGGACAGAACATGCCCGATGGTTTCCAAAATGCGCCTTT gaaaCTTTAGACGCAATGGGTGAGGGAGCCACTGCTGCATCATCTGTCGAGCAGGGCAGTTCAGTTGAGCAGAATGGAGGATTAACTAGTGGATTAAGACAATCCGATATCACGGCATTTCCATCTTTTCAAAGTGTCCTTGAAATGGGTTACTCTGAAAGTGAAATTAGAGAAGCATTTAATCAGTTGAAAGGGACAAAAT ATCCAGAAGACATCACTGGGATGGATCTTATGGAGGTCATTTTGAGTAAGGAAGATAGAAATAATGGACTGGACATCCCCTCTCCAATTTACAGCCCTAGACCAACCAATGGAAATCAGTCCAGAAATCCTTATGTTGATCACAATACACCTGATGTATCTCAGGGAGGTCAATTAGAGGCAGCAATTGGGCCTTCCCCACATGAAACATCAGAATCTTGGGCCCaagaaaaaacaccaaaaaatcaGGACAAAG ATGCTGCTACATCTAGCACAGAAGGAAAATTTAACTCCATGAATGATGCACTGGCACCTGCAATGTCTCTGGAAG GGATCAGTTTGCGATGA
- the LOC105334815 gene encoding baculoviral IAP repeat-containing protein 2 isoform X6 has translation MAGHQKSSLVKRSLSWPVQDSSTPKNGVTIYTTEGRTALYLKTILPKLQEMDNKLGHLLLEVQEMKSKHPVKKRLAVSRRKKIVRSKKSLNGGLTCDERESHMRCQQQKTQTMGKEGIRYFEEEHKHFLENMFASLLTDYRTREMKRRKSTTVNEVNSVDTKSEMLLDSFMYRDYFNGCPDGRKNVALHPLIATSRNLDDFVAKELSSGTQQSTNHPSEEASRLSSNKSLLLSEGPHSMNLELVRLETFKNFPPSRSVSAIKLAKEGFYYIGQGEDDLVICFACKSQKRGWRDGDIPREIHQQMSPQCPLLNEHSVNVPVGGSLNSLNGNHQQHSNTEQVSETSDIERNNQHSNSEQVNEPSQRTIPQNLSDPQTTEIGRRSEATEAESTVEQSPGNVSGSPTLDRDHLVPASNRNTERSETLSLQNNQSTESHSNPNHKKSRAIQEQINAFLRNLDPLEINYDRAKYHEYAVMATRVSSFQDWPTSLTQTPQVLALAGFFYAGHGDSTRCFFCGGGLRNWEPGDEPWTEHARWFPKCAFVRQYRGDEFVALETLDAMGEGATAASSVEQGSSVEQNGGLTSGLRQSDITAFPSFQSVLEMGYSESEIREAFNQLKGTKYPEDITGMDLMEVILSKEDRNNGLDIPSPIYSPRPTNGNQSRNPYVDHNTPDVSQGGQLEAAIGPSPHETSESWAQEKTPKNQDKDAATSSTEGKFNSMNDALAPAMSLEGISLR, from the exons ATGGCAGGACATCAGAAAAGTTCCCTTGTAAAGAGAAGCTTAAGTTGGCCAGTTCAAGACTCAAGCACACCCAAAAATGGAGTGACTATTTATACTACAGAAGGGCGTACCGCTTTATATTTGAAGACCATTCTTCCAAAGCTGCAAGAGATGGACAATAAACTAGGACACTTATTATTAGAAGTTCAAGAAATGAAATCTAAACATCCTGTCAAGAAAAGATTAGCAGTGTCtagaaggaaaaaaattgtaaggaGTAAGAAATCTTTGAACGGAGGATTAACATGTGATGAAAGGGAATCACACATGCGATGTCAGCAGCAGAAAACACAAACCATGGGAAAAGAAGGCATCAGATATTTTGAAGAAGAGCATAAACATTTCTTAGAAAACATGTTTGCAAGCTTATTGACAGACTATAGAACAAGAGAAATGAAGAGGAGAAAGTCAACCACAGTAAACGAAGTTAACTCAGTCGACACAAAAAGTGAAATGTTACTGGACAGTTTTATGTACAGGGATTATTTTAATGGTTGTCCAGATGGGAGAAAAAATGTAGCATTGCATCCACTCATAGCAACCTCCAGAAACCTTGACGATTTTGTAGCGAAAGAATTGTCCAGCGGTACTCAGCAATCAACCAATCATCCATCCGAGGAAGCTTCTAGGTTGAGCTCAAACAAATCATTATTATTGTCCGAAGGACCACACTCCATGAATCTGGAACTGGTTCGTCTGGAGACATTTAAAAATTTCCCTCCCTCAAGGTCTGTTTCGGCAATCAAGCTTGCTAAAGAAGGCTTCTATTATATAGGCCAGGGAGAGGATGATCTAGTCATTTGCTTCGCATGTAAATCACAGAAAAGGGGATGGAGAGATGGAGACATACCCAGAGAAATTCACCAGCAAATGTCTCCACAATGTCCCTTACTGAATGAGCATAGTGTAAATGTCCCAGTAGGAGGGAGTCTGAACAGTCTTAATGGAAACCACCAACAACATTCAAACACAGAACAAGTCAGTGAAACCTCGGATATTGAAAGAAACAATCAGCATTCAAACTCAGAGCAAGTTAATGAACCTTCACAAAGGACTATACCACAAAATCTATCTGATCCACAAACTACAGAAATTGGAAGACGATCAGAAGCAACTGAAGCAGAATCAACTGTTGAACAAAGCCCTGGAAATGTATCTGGGTCACCAACACTTGACCGTGACCACTTAGTCCCAGCATCCAATAGAAACACAGAGAGGAGTGAAACATTGTCCTTACagaataatcaaagtactgagagtcaCTCAAACCCAAATCACAAAAAGTCAAGAGCCATTCAAGAACAGATCAAtgcatttttaagaaatttagaTCCCCTAGAAATCAATTATGATCGTGCGAAATATCATGAATATGCTGTTATGGCAACAAGGGTCAGCTCATTTCAAGATTGGCCGACTAGCTTGACACAAACACCGCAAGTTTTAGCCCTGGCAGGATTTTTCTATGCAGGTCACGGGGATAGCACCCGCTGTTTCTTCTGCGGGGGAGGATTACGTAATTGGGAGCCCGGAGATGAACCTTGGACAGAACATGCCCGATGGTTTCCAAAATGCGCCTTTGTTAGACAATACAGAGGAGACGAGTTTGTTGCATTG gaaaCTTTAGACGCAATGGGTGAGGGAGCCACTGCTGCATCATCTGTCGAGCAGGGCAGTTCAGTTGAGCAGAATGGAGGATTAACTAGTGGATTAAGACAATCCGATATCACGGCATTTCCATCTTTTCAAAGTGTCCTTGAAATGGGTTACTCTGAAAGTGAAATTAGAGAAGCATTTAATCAGTTGAAAGGGACAAAAT ATCCAGAAGACATCACTGGGATGGATCTTATGGAGGTCATTTTGAGTAAGGAAGATAGAAATAATGGACTGGACATCCCCTCTCCAATTTACAGCCCTAGACCAACCAATGGAAATCAGTCCAGAAATCCTTATGTTGATCACAATACACCTGATGTATCTCAGGGAGGTCAATTAGAGGCAGCAATTGGGCCTTCCCCACATGAAACATCAGAATCTTGGGCCCaagaaaaaacaccaaaaaatcaGGACAAAG ATGCTGCTACATCTAGCACAGAAGGAAAATTTAACTCCATGAATGATGCACTGGCACCTGCAATGTCTCTGGAAG GGATCAGTTTGCGATGA
- the LOC117691331 gene encoding cornifelin, whose translation MDSTGVHVDVVTSQPIKDKEPKKKFVSVEGERDWSTGPYACFPDFPSCCRGFCCIPCMMSEISQRLGEWMCFPFFMPGGGNVLRTRVRTMGGIKGTACDDCIMMCFCGACAVWQMQRELDEMGIPKV comes from the exons ATGGACTCCACTGGTGTACATGTAGACGTTGTAACAAGTCAGCCAATAAAGGATAAAGAGCCTAAGAAAAAGTTTGTGAGTGTTGAAGGAGAGAGGGATTGGAGTACTGGACCTTACGCTTGCTTTCCAGACTTTCCCTCAT gtTGCAGGGGCTTCTGCTGCATTCCCTGCATGATGTCAGAGATTTCACAGAGACTTGGAGAGTGGATGTGCTTCCCGTTCTTTATGCCTGGCGGTGGTAATGTCCTCAGAACGAGAGTCAGAACCATGGGGGGAATAAAG GGAACAGCCTGTGATGACTGCATCATGATGTGCTTCTGTGGCGCATGCGCCGTATGGCAAATGCAGAGAGAGCTGGACGAAATGGGAATCCCTAAAGTTTAG